A genomic region of Streptomyces sp. R33 contains the following coding sequences:
- the mtrB gene encoding MtrAB system histidine kinase MtrB, whose protein sequence is MADGAPGGPVLRLFVRLVRRPLLPAVRLWRRNIQLRVVAATLLMSLAVVLSLGFVVIAQVSKGLLDAKEEAAQSQAAGGFAVAQEKANTPSTVDGPDATDNKVGRDASTWMNSLVKQLASGGQTAFEVVALGAGPGGQGEGQPGGPSVSGVKGARASGNVDPTASVPPQLRREVNHATGTFKTFSQIKYTAGAGDKAPEPALVVGKRLTDINGDPYDLYYLFPLTQEEESLNLIKVTIATAGVFVVVLLGAIAWLVVRQVVTPVRMAAGIAERLSAGRLQERMKVTGEDDIARLGEAFNKMAQNLQLKIQQLEDLSRMQRRFVSDVSHELRTPLTTVRMAADVIHDARVDFDPITARSAELLAGQLDRFESLLADLLEISRFDAGAAALEAEPIDLREVVRRVIDGAEPLAEHKGTRIRVLGDTQPVIAEADARRVERVLRNLVVNAVEHGEGRDVVVRLASAGGAVAVAVRDYGVGLKPGEATRVFNRFWRADPARARTTGGTGLGLSIAVEDARLHGGWLQAWGEPGGGSQFRLTLPRTADEPLRGSPIPLEPEDSRANRARAAADAAGAGTPPQAPPAPGRPDRSPIPPRSAVAGALPVPADPTALPGNGARVVARPADQAADRAADRAAADRASADRAGTADQAAAQEDGAGGR, encoded by the coding sequence ATGGCCGACGGAGCGCCCGGCGGCCCCGTGCTGCGGTTGTTCGTACGCCTCGTACGACGGCCGCTGCTTCCGGCTGTCCGGTTGTGGCGGCGCAACATCCAGCTGCGGGTGGTCGCCGCCACGCTGCTGATGTCGCTGGCCGTGGTCCTCTCGCTCGGCTTCGTCGTGATCGCGCAGGTCAGCAAGGGGCTCCTCGACGCCAAGGAGGAGGCCGCGCAGAGCCAGGCGGCGGGCGGGTTCGCGGTCGCGCAGGAGAAGGCCAACACGCCCTCCACGGTCGACGGGCCCGACGCCACCGACAACAAGGTCGGGCGGGACGCCAGCACCTGGATGAACTCGCTGGTCAAGCAGCTCGCCAGTGGCGGACAGACCGCCTTCGAGGTGGTCGCGCTCGGTGCCGGCCCCGGCGGGCAGGGCGAAGGGCAGCCGGGCGGGCCCAGCGTCTCGGGCGTCAAGGGCGCCCGCGCCTCCGGGAACGTGGATCCGACGGCGAGCGTTCCCCCGCAGCTGCGGCGGGAGGTCAACCACGCCACCGGGACCTTCAAGACGTTCTCCCAGATCAAGTACACGGCCGGGGCCGGGGACAAGGCGCCCGAGCCCGCCCTGGTCGTGGGCAAGCGGCTCACCGACATCAACGGGGACCCGTACGACCTGTACTACCTCTTCCCGCTCACGCAGGAGGAGGAGTCCCTCAACCTGATCAAGGTCACCATCGCCACCGCGGGCGTGTTCGTGGTCGTGCTGCTCGGCGCGATCGCGTGGCTCGTCGTGCGCCAGGTCGTGACGCCCGTGCGGATGGCCGCCGGGATCGCCGAGCGGCTCTCGGCCGGGCGGCTCCAGGAGCGGATGAAGGTCACCGGCGAGGACGACATCGCCCGTCTGGGTGAGGCCTTCAACAAGATGGCCCAGAACCTCCAGCTCAAGATCCAGCAGCTGGAGGACCTGTCGCGGATGCAGCGCCGGTTCGTCTCCGACGTCTCGCACGAGCTGCGGACGCCGCTGACGACCGTACGGATGGCAGCCGATGTCATCCACGACGCACGGGTCGACTTCGACCCGATCACCGCCCGCTCCGCCGAGCTGCTCGCCGGGCAGCTCGACCGCTTCGAGTCGCTGCTCGCGGACCTGCTGGAGATCAGCCGGTTCGACGCGGGGGCCGCGGCGCTGGAGGCGGAGCCGATCGACCTGCGGGAGGTCGTACGCCGGGTCATCGACGGGGCCGAACCGCTCGCGGAGCACAAGGGAACCCGGATCCGGGTGCTGGGCGACACCCAGCCCGTCATAGCCGAGGCCGATGCGCGGCGCGTGGAGCGGGTGCTGCGCAACCTCGTCGTCAACGCCGTGGAGCACGGTGAGGGCCGCGACGTGGTGGTCCGGCTCGCGTCGGCGGGCGGGGCCGTCGCGGTGGCCGTACGGGACTACGGCGTCGGGCTCAAGCCCGGCGAGGCCACCCGCGTCTTCAACCGCTTCTGGCGGGCCGACCCGGCCCGTGCCCGTACCACCGGCGGGACGGGCCTCGGCCTGTCCATCGCCGTCGAGGACGCGCGGCTGCACGGCGGCTGGCTCCAGGCCTGGGGCGAGCCGGGCGGCGGTTCGCAGTTCCGGCTGACGCTGCCGCGGACCGCCGACGAGCCGCTGCGCGGGTCCCCGATCCCGCTGGAGCCGGAGGATTCCCGGGCCAACCGGGCCAGGGCCGCGGCCGACGCGGCGGGCGCCGGTACGCCCCCGCAGGCGCCGCCGGCCCCGGGGCGGCCCGACCGCTCGCCGATACCGCCCCGGTCGGCGGTCGCCGGGGCGCTGCCGGTGCCCGCGGACCCGACGGCCCTGCCGGGCAACGGGGCCCGCGTCGTGGCCCGCCCGGCCGACCAGGCGGCGGACAGGGCGGCGGACAGGGCGGCGGCGGACCGGGCGTCGGCCGACCGGGCCGGCACGGCCGATCAGGCAGCAGCACAGGAGGATGGCGCAGGTGGACGCTGA